One genomic window of Polyangium aurulentum includes the following:
- a CDS encoding CPBP family intramembrane glutamic endopeptidase encodes MGAVEVHHGHRNAASHPAAWNAFAALMGLYLLALLAVLPIVAARSSQGPSRLAAFGVDALVALLLGALASWLGLWLGGRVGLGAPLLRARPESAAGVLLSAVCIGLGFGAFTAVSLWALQALSLLPGDLWSEAQRTPWKGILVSVSAAIKEEILLRFGLMTLLVWLFARLTRRESAGPGAVWAGNVVAALLFGAAHLPAAASVTTLTAAVVAVALVFNAIAGVIFGWLYWRRGILAAIVAHFSADIVLQVLFPLVVGASPGDAKSGG; translated from the coding sequence ATGGGGGCGGTCGAGGTTCACCACGGCCATCGCAATGCAGCGAGCCACCCTGCCGCATGGAACGCGTTCGCCGCCTTGATGGGGCTCTATCTTCTGGCGCTGCTGGCCGTGCTTCCCATCGTGGCGGCGCGCTCATCGCAGGGGCCCTCGAGGCTCGCAGCGTTCGGCGTCGATGCGCTCGTCGCGCTTCTCCTCGGCGCCCTTGCGAGCTGGCTCGGGCTCTGGCTCGGCGGCCGCGTCGGCCTCGGCGCCCCCCTCCTGCGAGCGCGTCCCGAGAGCGCCGCGGGGGTGCTGCTGTCCGCCGTCTGCATCGGGCTCGGCTTCGGCGCGTTCACGGCGGTGTCGCTGTGGGCGCTGCAGGCTCTGTCGTTGCTGCCCGGAGATCTCTGGTCTGAAGCCCAGCGGACGCCGTGGAAAGGGATCCTCGTCTCGGTGAGCGCCGCCATCAAGGAGGAGATCCTGCTGCGATTCGGCCTCATGACCCTGCTGGTGTGGCTCTTCGCGCGGCTCACCCGTCGCGAGAGCGCGGGACCGGGAGCCGTCTGGGCGGGCAATGTCGTGGCGGCGCTGCTCTTCGGCGCCGCGCACCTGCCCGCGGCCGCGAGCGTGACGACCCTGACCGCCGCCGTCGTCGCGGTGGCCCTGGTGTTCAACGCAATCGCCGGCGTGATCTTCGGCTGGCTCTACTGGCGCCGCGGCATCCTCGCCGCCATCGTGGCGCATTTCAGCGCCGACATCGTGTTGCAGGTGCTCTTCCCGCTCGTCGTCGGGGCATCGCCAGGCGACGCGAAATCAGGTGGATGA
- a CDS encoding MYXO-CTERM sorting domain-containing protein codes for MPGEAHRRPTPARALLVLLGLLWTLAVTGAACARKDPPLPGATPEAGGISAPLSLGPVRGGAGSAFPELGMDAPVYGPATQMQLDAAIAFDGTRYLAAWSDYRADDAQAYATRVDASGAVLDPAGILLGNGTVRGVAQGGGVFLVLYAVNTSKSVLRGAIVDPSGAIAADVPISNPSEIAGAGVVFDGTQFMTVWASSGQVLYARVTPAGVVVDPGGAVALAGSSPSIATDGTHSLIVYRGNASKVMGARMTPQGTLLDPAGFAISPSAGWTPDVAFDGTNYVVGWSDGGAASERIVAARVSPQGAVLDAGGIVLHEDTDTEYALESPRLVSNGASTLVLWGRYAYDNWITETHFVRLSPQGTLLTPSPLMLTTTGGIGDGAASGSDIFLVWNAQRPPVDRSILGSRLGPQNALLDDPPLFISQSANGQVDPAAAFDGQNFVVTWSDDRAAAQGGLWDIRATRISPTGQHVDATSLAVHTNDNQWLGRPRASFDGLNTVLTWWNCDAFIGDGDWWCNGGAARLSPQGALLDPTPAVFWFDDVHLPYPMGISSGQGSTFIAGRTMAEVLNGGFFSQAGVAGGLTSVTGGFGTIPRAPASAFDGDQHLLVWSEDRFGTGEWDIYGTRVTSAGALLDGEGVLLVPSAMNVVSEVAIGWNGSHYLVVWREGVYGASSIRAQRLTPQLEALDAQGIDVADHPNCTAVGLDNKGVVWDGQRWVLAWRACGPDSVDVLGAEISDAGVVLSSYPITADAFPDGTPSLATDGNGVTLAVYASVRQGPPFGTSRVFARILGEPGGSGTGGAGGMGAGGMGGGGAGGSGMGGAGGMGGAGGMGGAGGTGGAGGTGGMGPIDTGGATSTGAGGNDAPTESCSAAGGPSSGPTWAPLLLAVAWGALRYRRR; via the coding sequence ATGCCAGGCGAAGCCCATCGAAGACCGACGCCCGCCCGAGCCTTGCTCGTCTTGCTCGGGCTCTTGTGGACCCTTGCAGTGACGGGCGCGGCGTGCGCCCGAAAAGACCCGCCCCTCCCCGGCGCGACGCCCGAGGCCGGCGGGATCTCCGCGCCTCTTTCGCTCGGTCCGGTGCGGGGCGGGGCTGGCTCCGCATTCCCGGAGCTCGGCATGGACGCGCCGGTCTACGGCCCGGCCACCCAGATGCAGCTCGACGCCGCGATTGCCTTCGACGGCACGCGATACCTGGCGGCCTGGAGCGATTACCGCGCAGACGACGCGCAAGCCTACGCCACCCGCGTGGACGCGAGCGGCGCGGTGCTCGATCCGGCCGGGATTCTCCTCGGCAATGGCACGGTGAGGGGCGTCGCGCAGGGCGGCGGGGTGTTCCTCGTCCTCTACGCCGTCAACACTTCCAAGAGCGTCCTGCGCGGCGCGATCGTCGACCCCTCCGGCGCGATTGCCGCCGACGTCCCCATCAGCAATCCGAGCGAGATCGCCGGAGCCGGGGTCGTCTTCGACGGGACCCAGTTCATGACGGTCTGGGCCAGCAGCGGCCAGGTCCTCTACGCCCGCGTCACCCCGGCGGGCGTGGTCGTGGATCCCGGCGGCGCCGTGGCCCTCGCTGGGTCCTCCCCGTCCATTGCCACCGACGGCACTCATTCGCTGATCGTCTACAGGGGCAATGCATCGAAGGTCATGGGCGCCCGCATGACCCCGCAGGGCACGCTGCTGGACCCCGCAGGCTTTGCCATCAGCCCGAGCGCGGGCTGGACGCCCGACGTCGCCTTCGACGGGACGAACTACGTGGTCGGGTGGTCGGACGGGGGCGCCGCCTCCGAGCGGATCGTCGCCGCCCGGGTGAGCCCGCAGGGCGCCGTCCTCGACGCGGGGGGGATCGTCCTCCACGAGGATACGGACACGGAGTACGCGCTCGAGTCGCCGCGGCTCGTCTCCAACGGCGCCAGCACGCTCGTGCTCTGGGGCCGTTACGCGTACGACAACTGGATCACGGAGACTCACTTCGTACGGCTGAGCCCGCAGGGCACCTTGCTCACCCCGTCGCCCTTGATGCTCACGACGACCGGGGGCATCGGCGACGGGGCCGCCTCGGGGAGCGACATCTTCCTCGTCTGGAATGCCCAGCGGCCGCCCGTGGATCGCTCCATCCTCGGCAGCCGGCTCGGCCCCCAGAATGCATTGCTCGACGACCCGCCCCTGTTCATCTCGCAGAGCGCCAATGGACAGGTGGATCCTGCGGCGGCCTTCGACGGGCAGAATTTCGTGGTGACCTGGAGCGACGACCGCGCCGCCGCGCAGGGCGGGCTCTGGGACATCCGGGCCACGCGCATCTCGCCCACGGGCCAGCACGTGGACGCCACGAGCCTCGCGGTGCACACCAACGACAACCAATGGCTCGGGCGGCCGCGCGCCTCGTTCGACGGCCTGAACACCGTGCTCACCTGGTGGAACTGCGACGCCTTCATCGGTGACGGTGACTGGTGGTGCAATGGCGGCGCCGCGCGGCTCAGCCCCCAGGGCGCCCTCCTCGACCCGACCCCGGCGGTCTTCTGGTTCGACGACGTCCACCTGCCCTATCCGATGGGGATCTCCAGCGGCCAGGGAAGCACCTTCATCGCCGGACGGACCATGGCGGAGGTGCTCAATGGCGGCTTCTTCAGCCAGGCCGGCGTTGCCGGCGGGCTCACCTCGGTCACGGGGGGCTTCGGGACCATCCCCCGCGCGCCCGCGAGCGCGTTCGACGGCGATCAGCACCTGCTCGTCTGGAGCGAGGATCGCTTCGGCACCGGCGAATGGGACATCTACGGCACCCGGGTGACGAGCGCGGGCGCGCTGCTCGACGGCGAGGGGGTGCTGCTCGTGCCCTCCGCAATGAACGTCGTCTCGGAGGTGGCCATCGGCTGGAATGGCAGCCATTACCTCGTCGTGTGGCGGGAGGGCGTGTACGGCGCGTCCTCGATCCGGGCACAGCGCCTCACGCCGCAGCTCGAGGCGCTCGATGCGCAGGGCATCGACGTGGCGGACCACCCGAACTGCACCGCGGTGGGCCTCGATAACAAGGGCGTGGTCTGGGACGGCCAGCGCTGGGTCCTCGCCTGGCGCGCCTGCGGTCCGGACAGCGTCGATGTCCTGGGCGCCGAGATCAGCGACGCGGGCGTGGTGCTCTCGTCCTATCCGATCACCGCGGACGCCTTCCCCGACGGCACGCCCTCGCTCGCCACGGACGGCAATGGCGTGACCCTCGCGGTCTACGCCAGCGTGCGCCAGGGGCCGCCGTTCGGCACGAGCCGCGTCTTCGCCCGCATCCTCGGGGAGCCTGGCGGCAGCGGAACCGGCGGCGCTGGTGGAATGGGTGCTGGTGGAATGGGCGGTGGCGGTGCCGGCGGCAGCGGAATGGGCGGCGCTGGTGGAATGGGCGGCGCTGGCGGAATGGGCGGCGCTGGTGGAACCGGCGGCGCTGGCGGAACCGGCGGCATGGGGCCGATCGACACCGGCGGCGCCACGAGCACGGGCGCGGGCGGGAATGACGCGCCCACCGAAAGCTGCAGCGCCGCGGGTGGGCCGTCCTCCGGGCCCACGTGGGCCCCCCTCTTGCTCGCCGTCGCCTGGGGCGCGCTCCGCTACCGCAGGCGCTGA
- the cutA gene encoding divalent-cation tolerance protein CutA, translating into MSADEDALCVVLCNAPPDKAEDIARAALEAHLCACVNIVPGVVSLYWWKGELCRDGESTLLLKTRASLVAELTRAIRAAHPYEVPEVIALPIDPDKGNPAYLDWLRAETKPPA; encoded by the coding sequence GTGAGCGCGGACGAGGACGCGCTCTGCGTGGTCCTCTGCAACGCGCCCCCCGACAAGGCCGAGGACATCGCGCGCGCAGCGCTCGAAGCGCACCTGTGCGCGTGCGTGAACATCGTCCCCGGCGTGGTCAGCCTCTACTGGTGGAAGGGCGAGCTGTGCCGTGACGGCGAGTCGACCCTGCTCCTCAAGACGCGCGCGTCCCTGGTCGCCGAGCTGACGCGGGCGATCCGCGCCGCGCACCCCTACGAGGTGCCCGAGGTCATCGCGTTGCCGATCGACCCCGACAAGGGCAACCCCGCCTATCTCGACTGGCTGCGCGCGGAGACCAAGCCGCCCGCGTGA
- the murA gene encoding UDP-N-acetylglucosamine 1-carboxyvinyltransferase has product MDVIRIRGGKRLSGKIRISGAKNAALPILCATLLSEGESILRNVPALKDIETTSELLRVLGRRVALDAPVVRVGSSGEANPEAPYELVKQMRASIMVLGPLVARYGTARVSLPGGCQIGSRPVDQHLKGLEALGATIRLQGGYIHAECKRLRGAEVVFDMPTVTGTENLMMAAALAKGRTTLVNCAREPEVEELGRVLNKMGARVNGAGTDVIHIEGRDELDPFDHAIISDRIEAGTYMVAAAAAGGDVMIEGAPLEDLEAVVAKLRQAGVEVGREGECVRVRRDPDKPLKAVDVITAPHPGFPTDMQAQFMVLMCQARGTSRIVETIFENRFMHVPELRRMGCAIDVDGHTAHVHGGQPMSGAKVMATDLRASASLVIAGLTVTEGDTEVLRVYHLDRGYEFMERKLAALGADAERIKGQG; this is encoded by the coding sequence ATGGACGTCATCCGGATCCGCGGTGGAAAGCGACTTTCGGGCAAGATCCGCATCAGCGGCGCGAAGAACGCGGCGTTGCCGATCCTGTGCGCGACGCTCCTCTCCGAGGGCGAGAGCATCCTGCGCAACGTGCCCGCGCTGAAGGACATCGAGACCACGAGCGAGCTTCTGCGCGTGCTCGGGCGGCGCGTGGCGCTCGACGCGCCCGTCGTGCGGGTGGGCTCGAGCGGCGAGGCGAACCCCGAGGCTCCCTACGAGCTGGTGAAGCAGATGCGCGCGAGCATCATGGTGCTCGGGCCGCTGGTCGCGCGCTACGGGACGGCGCGGGTGAGCCTCCCGGGCGGCTGCCAGATCGGCTCGAGGCCGGTGGACCAGCACCTCAAGGGGCTCGAGGCGCTCGGCGCGACGATCCGGCTGCAGGGCGGCTACATCCACGCCGAGTGCAAGCGGCTGCGCGGGGCCGAGGTGGTCTTCGACATGCCGACGGTGACGGGCACCGAGAACCTGATGATGGCCGCCGCGCTCGCGAAGGGCCGCACGACGCTGGTCAACTGCGCGCGCGAGCCGGAGGTCGAGGAGCTGGGGCGCGTGCTCAACAAGATGGGCGCGCGGGTGAACGGCGCGGGGACCGACGTCATCCACATCGAGGGCCGCGACGAGCTCGACCCGTTCGATCACGCGATCATCTCCGACCGCATCGAGGCCGGGACGTACATGGTGGCGGCGGCGGCGGCGGGCGGCGACGTGATGATCGAGGGCGCGCCGCTCGAGGATCTCGAGGCGGTGGTGGCGAAGCTGCGCCAGGCGGGCGTCGAGGTGGGCCGCGAGGGCGAGTGCGTGCGCGTGCGCCGCGACCCGGACAAGCCGCTCAAGGCGGTCGACGTGATCACGGCGCCGCACCCGGGCTTTCCGACGGACATGCAGGCGCAGTTCATGGTGCTTATGTGCCAGGCGCGGGGCACGAGCCGCATCGTGGAGACGATCTTCGAGAACCGCTTCATGCACGTGCCGGAGCTGCGGCGCATGGGCTGCGCGATCGACGTCGACGGCCACACGGCGCACGTGCACGGCGGGCAGCCGATGTCGGGGGCGAAGGTGATGGCCACGGACCTGCGCGCGAGCGCCTCGCTCGTGATCGCGGGGCTGACGGTGACGGAGGGCGACACCGAGGTGTTGCGGGTCTACCACCTCGATCGCGGCTACGAGTTCATGGAGCGCAAGCTCGCGGCGCTCGGCGCGGACGCGGAGCGGATCAAGGGTCAGGGCTGA
- the hisG gene encoding ATP phosphoribosyltransferase, with the protein MTGGPLTVAVPKGRILKALAPLLERAGLDVGPLFADDRRLLREAEGGRVRYVFLKPDDVPTYVEYGAADLGISGRDTLLEKRADLYTPLDLGIGKCRLVVAGPRGQKVPDVPRVATKYPRVAADHFAKKGVQAEVIYVGGSVELAPLVGLAHLIVDVVETGKTLQENDLEVMETVAEVSTLVIANRAAYKLRAAEIRAILEPLRRAVEGAG; encoded by the coding sequence ATGACGGGCGGGCCGCTGACCGTCGCGGTCCCGAAAGGGCGGATCCTGAAGGCGCTCGCGCCGCTGCTCGAGCGCGCGGGGCTCGACGTGGGTCCGCTCTTCGCCGACGACAGGCGGCTGCTCCGCGAGGCCGAGGGCGGCCGTGTCCGTTACGTGTTCCTCAAGCCCGACGACGTGCCGACGTACGTCGAGTACGGGGCGGCGGATCTGGGGATCTCGGGGCGGGATACGCTGCTCGAGAAGCGGGCGGATCTGTACACGCCGCTCGATCTGGGCATTGGTAAATGCCGGCTGGTCGTGGCGGGGCCGCGGGGGCAAAAGGTGCCGGACGTGCCGCGGGTGGCGACGAAGTATCCGCGCGTCGCGGCCGATCATTTCGCGAAGAAGGGCGTGCAGGCCGAGGTCATTTACGTGGGCGGGAGCGTCGAGCTCGCGCCGCTCGTGGGTTTGGCGCACCTCATCGTCGACGTGGTCGAGACGGGGAAGACGCTCCAGGAGAATGACCTCGAGGTGATGGAGACGGTGGCCGAGGTGAGCACGCTCGTGATTGCGAACCGGGCCGCGTACAAGCTGCGGGCGGCGGAGATCCGGGCGATCCTGGAGCCGCTGCGGCGGGCGGTGGAGGGGGCGGGGTAG